From a region of the Sulfuriferula plumbiphila genome:
- the prmC gene encoding peptide chain release factor N(5)-glutamine methyltransferase, translated as MLSAIRDRLGADQAQLMQALALDPCDARLETQLLMAAALGVNRAWLLAHGEEMLAPAAAARYADLLERRLAGEPIAYIFGAKEFYGLMFKVSPAVLIPRPETELLVELALARIAADRPCRVLDLGTGSGIIAVTLARLRPLAELVALDVSPAALALAQENARNLEASNVQFIESDWFSALGSVGKFDVIVSNPPYVSAGDPHLAHGDLRFEPPHALAAGPSGRSALARIIAQAAPNMATAGTLLLEHGYDQGEYTRAALQQAGFHQCVTYHDLAGVERVTLGTVG; from the coding sequence ATGTTGTCCGCAATCCGCGACCGGCTCGGCGCAGACCAGGCACAGCTGATGCAGGCACTCGCGCTGGACCCCTGCGACGCCCGCCTGGAGACACAGCTGCTGATGGCTGCAGCCCTCGGCGTCAACCGTGCGTGGCTGCTGGCGCACGGCGAGGAAATGCTCGCTCCTGCTGCGGCAGCGCGTTATGCAGATTTGCTCGAGCGCAGGCTGGCAGGTGAGCCGATCGCCTATATTTTTGGCGCAAAGGAATTCTACGGCCTGATGTTCAAGGTCAGTCCGGCCGTGCTCATCCCGCGTCCGGAAACCGAGCTGCTGGTGGAACTGGCGCTGGCGCGCATCGCAGCGGACAGGCCATGCCGGGTGCTGGACCTGGGCACTGGCAGCGGGATAATTGCAGTCACACTGGCCCGGCTGCGTCCCTTGGCTGAACTGGTTGCGCTGGATGTCAGCCCGGCGGCGCTGGCGCTGGCGCAGGAGAATGCCCGCAACCTGGAAGCAAGCAATGTGCAGTTTATTGAAAGCGACTGGTTCAGTGCACTGGGCAGTGTCGGAAAATTTGACGTTATTGTCAGCAATCCGCCCTATGTCAGCGCAGGCGATCCCCATCTTGCACATGGCGACTTGCGTTTCGAGCCGCCACACGCACTCGCCGCGGGCCCATCCGGGCGCAGCGCGCTCGCCCGGATTATCGCCCAGGCGGCGCCTAATATGGCAACCGCGGGCACGCTATTGCTGGAACATGGCTACGACCAGGGCGAATATACGCGCGCCGCACTGCAACAAGCCGGATTTCACC
- the hemA gene encoding glutamyl-tRNA reductase, whose translation MQLFAFGINHQTAPLTVREQVAFHAERMEEALRDLTTHTPVKEAAILSTCNRTEVYCNTLHGEAALDWLAHYHQLKRASIEPYLYALPQAEAARHAFRVASGLDSMVLGETQILGQMRQAVKTAEHAGTLGMLLHKLFQRTFAVAKEVRTATEIGASSVSMAAAAVRLAERIFPSIAEQNVLFIGAGEMIELCATHFAARHPKHILVANRTEERAHLLADRYNGSAIALTDLPEHLASYDVVVTCTASPLPILGKGMVERALKARRHRPIFMVDLAVPRDIETEVAELDDVFLYTVDDLGEVVKQGMDNRQAHVSQAEAIIEARVETFVHWMETRELVPTIRGLRDHAERYRRHELERAQKMLARGDDPREVIDVLSRALTNKFLHLPTHALSHAGDNERHELATLLSRLYSLHHE comes from the coding sequence ATGCAGCTATTCGCCTTTGGCATTAATCACCAGACCGCCCCGCTCACAGTGCGCGAGCAGGTGGCGTTCCATGCCGAACGCATGGAGGAGGCGCTGCGCGACCTGACCACCCACACACCGGTGAAGGAGGCCGCCATCCTGTCCACCTGCAACCGCACCGAGGTGTACTGCAATACCCTGCATGGTGAAGCCGCACTCGACTGGCTGGCACATTATCACCAGCTCAAGCGCGCCAGTATCGAACCCTATCTGTATGCACTCCCCCAGGCCGAAGCTGCTCGTCATGCCTTTCGTGTCGCTTCCGGCCTGGATTCGATGGTGCTGGGCGAAACCCAGATCCTCGGCCAGATGCGTCAGGCGGTGAAAACCGCCGAGCATGCCGGCACCCTCGGCATGCTGTTGCACAAGCTGTTCCAGCGCACCTTTGCGGTGGCCAAGGAGGTGCGCACTGCCACCGAAATTGGCGCCAGCTCGGTCTCCATGGCGGCAGCCGCAGTACGCCTGGCGGAGCGCATTTTCCCCAGCATTGCCGAACAGAATGTGCTGTTCATCGGTGCCGGCGAGATGATCGAACTGTGCGCCACGCATTTTGCCGCGCGCCACCCCAAACATATTCTGGTTGCCAACCGCACCGAAGAACGCGCGCACCTGCTGGCCGACCGCTATAACGGCAGCGCCATTGCGCTGACCGACCTGCCCGAGCATCTGGCGAGTTACGACGTCGTGGTGACCTGTACCGCCAGCCCGCTGCCCATCCTCGGCAAGGGCATGGTCGAGCGTGCGCTCAAGGCGCGCCGCCACCGCCCTATTTTCATGGTGGATCTGGCGGTGCCGCGCGATATTGAAACCGAGGTCGCCGAGCTGGACGACGTGTTTCTCTACACCGTGGATGATCTGGGCGAAGTGGTCAAACAAGGCATGGACAATCGCCAGGCGCATGTCAGCCAGGCCGAGGCGATTATCGAAGCCAGGGTGGAAACCTTTGTGCACTGGATGGAAACCCGTGAGCTGGTGCCCACGATCCGCGGCCTGCGCGACCATGCTGAACGTTACCGCCGCCATGAGCTGGAACGTGCACAAAAAATGCTGGCGCGTGGCGACGATCCGCGCGAAGTCATTGATGTGTTATCGCGCGCACTCACCAATAAATTCCTGCATCTGCCAACCCACGCCCTTAGCCACGCCGGCGATAACGAACGCCACGAACTGGCAACGCTGTTGTCCCGGCTTTACTCGCTCCACCACGAATGA
- the prfA gene encoding peptide chain release factor 1, with the protein MKPTLLNKLAQITERLDELNRLLAGETVTRDLDNYRKLTREHAEISPVVALYKAYRQSEADIANAQAMLADPEMQELAEAEIEDARARLHQLETELQAELLPKDPNDARNIFLEIRAGTGGDESALFSADLLRMYTRYAERQRWKVELISENMSELGGYREVIIKIVGHGAYSRLKFESGGHRVQRVPATETQGRIHTSACTVAVMPEADEVAEVSLNPADLRIDTYRASGAGGQHINKTDSAVRITHLPTGIVVECQDDRSQHKNKAQALSVLAARIKDKQLREIASREAATRKSLIGSGDRSERIRTYNFPQGRITDHRINLTLYKIDAIMDGDLTELLDALASEYQAELLATMGER; encoded by the coding sequence ATGAAACCGACCTTGCTAAACAAGCTCGCTCAGATTACCGAGCGGCTGGATGAACTCAACCGTCTGCTGGCCGGCGAAACAGTGACCCGCGATCTGGACAATTACCGCAAACTCACCCGCGAGCACGCGGAAATCTCCCCGGTGGTTGCGCTTTACAAGGCTTATCGCCAGTCCGAAGCAGACATCGCCAATGCACAGGCGATGCTGGCCGACCCGGAAATGCAGGAACTGGCCGAGGCCGAAATCGAAGACGCCAGGGCACGCCTGCATCAGCTCGAAACCGAACTGCAAGCCGAGCTGCTGCCCAAGGATCCCAACGACGCGCGCAATATTTTCCTGGAAATCCGTGCCGGTACCGGCGGCGACGAATCGGCGCTGTTTTCCGCTGATTTGCTGCGCATGTACACACGCTACGCCGAGCGCCAGCGCTGGAAGGTCGAGCTGATTTCGGAAAACATGAGCGAGCTGGGGGGTTACCGGGAAGTCATCATCAAGATCGTCGGCCACGGTGCGTATTCGCGGCTCAAGTTCGAATCCGGCGGCCACCGCGTGCAGCGCGTGCCCGCCACCGAAACCCAGGGACGCATCCATACTTCGGCCTGTACCGTGGCGGTGATGCCGGAAGCCGACGAGGTGGCCGAGGTCAGCCTCAACCCCGCCGACCTGCGCATCGACACCTATCGCGCCAGCGGTGCCGGCGGCCAGCACATCAACAAGACCGATTCGGCGGTGCGCATCACCCATCTGCCCACCGGCATCGTGGTGGAATGCCAGGACGACCGTTCGCAGCACAAGAACAAGGCGCAGGCCCTGTCGGTGCTTGCCGCGCGCATCAAGGACAAGCAGCTGCGCGAAATCGCCTCCAGGGAAGCCGCCACGCGCAAATCGCTGATCGGCAGCGGAGACCGCTCCGAACGCATCCGCACCTACAATTTCCCGCAGGGACGCATCACCGACCACCGCATCAATCTCACCCTGTACAAGATCGACGCCATCATGGACGGCGATCTCACCGAACTGCTGGACGCGCTGGCGTCCGAGTATCAGGCCGAGTTGCTGGCGACGATGGGCGAGCGTTAA